The Candidatus Bathyarchaeota archaeon region TAAAAAGCAGCAAACCAACGAATAACCCTCTCCCTTTTTCCCCGTTTTTTAGACAAAATTGTTTTTTGTTTGGGTTTAACCTCAAGTTTAAGCCCCCACTTTTGGTTGCTGAACGGTTATATTTTTATTGATGCCCGCTCAATTATTGCTCCGACTAGACCACGGTGGGGTCGTAGTCTAGACAGGTATGACGACGGGCTCCAGAAAGCAGACACACACGGGTTTGCTGACTCCGCGAGGAGAATGACGAATCTCTGGAGCGGTCATAGAGAAACCCGTAAACGGCCGCTTCGCGCGGCTGTTGGGTAAAGGTCGTCGGTTCAAATCCGGCCGGCCCCACCAAACTTTTTAACCAAAAAGGTCAATCAAAGATAATTTCATTTTTTGGAACGCTTGTTCCGTGATGTCCCTTAAATGAACCTTCTATAAAACACTAAATTACAAAAAATGGAGGAAAATAAATGAAAAAAATTGGTATCGTATTGTCTGTTTTGGTTTTTGCGAGTTTGATATGTGGAATTGCGTCCGCAGCAAGTGTCGGGCCAGCGCCTAATTCGGGCGACTGTATTCCTGATGGAAGCGGATTCGTCCAACCTAATCGTAACAACCAAGACAGTCATGGAAAAGGGCCAGCACCCAATTCAGGCGACGGTATTCCAGACGGCAGTGGCTTTTAGCAACAACTTACCTTGCCCATCTTTTTTTTGTTTTCATAAGAAAAATCTGAAACGCTTGTTCCAAAATATTCCTTAACTATAAGATACACTATAACATACACAGCGATTAAAATGACTAAAAGCAAAGCCTTGGGCCTAACTTTACTGATTCTGCTAATTTGTTCAACGTTGCCCACAATTCTTTATGCAACTGGCCAAGTTAACGTAAAAGTTGAAGAAAATACAGTTAAACTGGCTACGCAAACTGGGAACCAAATCCAAGCTTTAATCACCGCGATCTACGCAGATGAAAACGCCACAGAAAAAATACAAAACGCCAGCCTTACCCAACAATTTGAAGGAAACGTTACGTTGTACCAAGATGAGGGGTTAAACAAGCTGAAGGTAGCCCAAGAGGCTTTGGAGACTTCAAATTATAATTTGGCAGCCGATTCTGCTCTGCAGGCTTTAGCCGTTTTTAGAGAAGTATACAGGTCCATAAATGCGATTTTGGAAAAAACAGGATTACAAGATATTTCGGCAAGAGATAATCAAGAATTAATGGATGCCATAAACCGTGATCTCCAACGGTTAAATATCCTCCAAAACCTTTTACCCGACAATTCACCCCAAGAAATCATTACCCTACTTGAAAGCGCCAACAGCACCCTACTTGAAGCAAAACAAGACCTCAAAGACGGAAAATACAATGACGCCCAAACTCTCTATCTTGAAGCAAAACAAAACATAACCGAAATCTACCAGTACTTAAAAATTCAAGCCGAGGAATCTAACACTTGGCGACTGAGCGGATACTGCGAGGGTTTACAAAAGAGAATCCAGGAAAGATTCAGATACGGTAGCCAAAACGGAATTGACTTTACGGCAACACTGCAATCGCTTGGATACCAAAGTGAAAACCAATTCATTCAATCATTACAAAGTAAGATACAGAATGCGCAATCACAGGTAGACATCAATAAAGCCATACAAGAGTGTTTAACAATCGCACAAATGGTTCAACAGATGGAACAGGCACTAAACCAAGAAATTAACCACCAACAGGGACCAAACCCAACTTACGGAAACAGTGGAACAGGTGGCTCAGATAGTGGAACTGGAGGCGCACCTAGCGGCAACTCCAGCAACAGCAATAATGGCACTGGATACAGTGGCAACAGCAGTAGCGGCAAAGGCGCAGGTAAGTAGACATCGTTTAGCTTTTACTTTTTCAGAATAACTTGGTTTTCAAGCCCAATCTTTTTTACTTCAACTATCTCAAGTTTCTCAAGCCGCTTGATTAACCGCCAAAGACTTGTTCGTGGTATTTCTGGGAAACGTTCGCGTATCTCAGCCTCAAAAGCTTTGCCTTCTTTTTCAGCTAAGAATTCGAGAACCGCACGATCTTCTTTCATTAAATGTGGATTATCGTTCAATGCTTTCTTGATGTTGGGTTTTCTTTTTCTTTTAAGCAGCAATAGAGCTACAACGATGGCTATAATCAAACCTGCAGCAACTACGACAACATACTCTAACGGAATCATGCCCACTGGTTGAGAAGAATCCGTTGGATCTAAACTATCTTCCCCTCCCGCTATCAACTGTAAAATATAACTTATTTCCCATTGACCCGAACCCAAACATAAAGACAGTTGATTGCCTGCCGTATTTATTGCGGTTGGCGTACTGCTCATGTAGATGATGGTTGAATTCAAGGGAAAAGTCACGTTGACGCTGTAAGGACTGCTTAGAAGCAGTGTCCATATTTCGTTTTGTTTGTTTGTGAGCGTGTTAGTGTCATATTCTATTGATAGTTGGGTAGCACCCAAAGAGTAAACGACTAAGTTAGTGCCTAAAAGTTGATAATCAACGGCCAACTGGTCAGCGTCAAGAACAACCATGTTTTCCACGTCATCAGATAGCAAAGTTACCGTTGCTTGGGGCGAAAACTCATCCACCACAACCATCTGCTCTACATGCACTAAACCATCACGGTAAACCCTAAGATTCGTTGAAGAAACACTAACAGTTGATTGAACCGCTGCACAGTAAACCAGCAACATTGCTAGCAACACAACAACCACTATAACTGCTAGTCGCCAACCGTGTTGTCTCATGCAGGGTCACGATAATGTCAACCATAGCCAAAATAAGTTTTGTGCACCTACTTTCCCTGCAATCTTACATTAATTCATAAAAAGCTGTCTGAATCAAAGATTTTAGCTATTCTCATTGAAAAAAGCTCTGATTCGGGCTTGAAACGCTCGTTTCACAGTGTACCTTATGTCAGGCATCGTAATATTCAATTGCGGTGACAAAACCATGAAAAACCAGAAAAACAACCTAAACAAAGTCAGCCCGCTGCTAATCATACTATTAGTCGCCGCCTTCATAGCACCTCTCGCTACCACGCTGGCAAGCAACGGAAACGGGTCAAGCCAAGGAGAACAAACAGGCACCACAAACAACAGCACATCCAGCGCTAACTTGGAGTCTAATCAAGCGGCTAACGCCTCTACATCAAAACTAAACACAGTTGACATCGTCAAACAATACAACAAAACAAACGTTACACCCAAAAATCAAACCGAACAGGTCAGAGCGCGTGAACAAACCATGTTTCAGTACCGAAACATGACGATGGTTATGAATTGCACTCAAAACTGTACCGTGACCTTCACAACTGACGAGGAAGTAACCCCGAAACTTTTCGGTTTAACAGTGGACTCAAACCAAACTATGACTTTAGCCATGAACTTAACTAAATCACCCCTTAACGGAGCAATGGTAAACGAAAGATGCCTCAACTTTTATTTAGGCATAGAACCACACGCTACTTTGGAGCTTCAAGCCCAAATACGTCTTTACATAAACCAAACCGAACTCAACCAAAGCATGAACAGAGAAGTTAACACTTCAAGATTAACTTGGATGTACTGGAACCAAACTAGAGCACAATGGACCGCGGTTGAAAGTTATATGGACCAAAACGGATACTTGGTGTGCAACACGGATCATTTCTCAACTTGGACTGTGGCTGAAGAAGCACCTGAAGAACCGGCACCACTGGTGACTCAAAACAGCGTCTTCCAAGTGGAATACATAGCAATTGCGATAATCGTAGTTCTCGGCGTTATTGCAGTGAGCATATTCGTCTATAGACAGCGAAAATAGGCCCCTTATTCTCTTTTTATTTATTGTAAACGTCAATTTTTATGAGCTACCTGATTAGCAAACTAAAATAACTTCGTGATTGAACATTACTGTTTAAGCGATCGCACTTGGTGTCCACTCAAAGGCTCACTTGGCTCAAAAGAAATACGCCTCTTCTAGTCTTTGTAGTGTTCGCGCTGTGCCTATGCATCTATGTGCTGTTTGAGGTGTTGACTGACACTGTAGTGAAAGGTCTTCCGCTGTCAAATTCACCCATGATCAGCATACTCATAAGCTTCACACGTGACGTAACCCGAACGATTAGTTCTTGGGGTTACGGCGGACTTTTTGGTTTGATGGTCCTTGAAGCCAGCTCGCTGCCTATCCCCAGCGAAATCATCCTCCCCTTCGCAGGTTACCTTGTTTTTAGAGGCGACTTCGTTTTTTGGCTAGCTTTGGCGGTAACTACTGTTGCAGCCGTAATTGGCGCCTTAATCGAATACTACATTGGTTTAAAAGGTATCCAAGTCCTAACCAAATACCGATTACTTGGCAAACTCATGGTTTCTGAGAGTCAACTCAGAGTGGCGGCGGCCTGGTTTAACAAGTATGGGGTTGCAATGGTTTTCTTTGGGCGTATGATTCCAGTCGTTAGAACCCTCATTTCGTTTCCAGCTGGTGCAGTGAGGATGCCGCTGGTTAAGTTTATTGTATACACGGGTGTGGGCAGTTTGATTTGGAATGCTCTTCTGATCTAT contains the following coding sequences:
- a CDS encoding DedA family protein, with amino-acid sequence MSTQRLTWLKRNTPLLVFVVFALCLCIYVLFEVLTDTVVKGLPLSNSPMISILISFTRDVTRTISSWGYGGLFGLMVLEASSLPIPSEIILPFAGYLVFRGDFVFWLALAVTTVAAVIGALIEYYIGLKGIQVLTKYRLLGKLMVSESQLRVAAAWFNKYGVAMVFFGRMIPVVRTLISFPAGAVRMPLVKFIVYTGVGSLIWNALLIYGGYYLGTRYSEIAELSDYLIILTAAALILAGAVIVAKYYKRRNTAVDTTA